In Aphelocoma coerulescens isolate FSJ_1873_10779 chromosome 3, UR_Acoe_1.0, whole genome shotgun sequence, a single window of DNA contains:
- the GPR6 gene encoding G-protein coupled receptor 6, with protein MEAAAALNESGAAAPRLPAGGGNASLELSSRPPAPAALNPWDVMLCVSGTAIACENALVVAIICYSPALRTPMFVLVGSLATADLLAGLGLILNFVFQYVIRSETVSLLTVGFLVASFAASVSSLLAITVDRYLSLYNALTYYSERTVLCIHTMLAGAWGVSLCLGLLPVLGWNCLHDRTACSVVRPLTKSNVTLLSASFFLIFLIMLHLYIEICKIVCRHAHQIALQQHFLTASHYVTTKKGVSTLAIILGTFGASWLPFAIYCVVGDPDYPSVYTYATLLPATYNSMINPIIYAYRNQEIQRSMWVLFCGCFQAKVSFRSRSPSDV; from the coding sequence ATGGAGGCAGCGGCAGCCCTGAACGAGAGCGgagcggcggccccgcggcTGCCGGCCGGCGGCGGCAACGCCTCGCTGGAGCTCTCGTCGCggccccccgcgcccgccgccctcAACCCCTGGGATGTGATGCTCTGCGTGTCCGGCACCGCCATCGCCTGCGAGAACGCCCTGGTGGTTGCCATCATCTGCTACTCGCCTGCCCTGCGCACCCCCATGTTCGTGCTGGTGGGCAGCCTGGCCACGGCTGACCTCCTGGCCGGCCTCGGCCTCATCCTCAACTTCGTTTTCCAGTACGTGATCCGCTCGGAGACGGTCAGCCTGCTGACGGTGGGCTTCCTCGTCGCCTCCTTCGCCGCCTCCGTGAGTAGCTTGCTGGCCATCACGGTCGATCGCTACCTCTCCCTCTACAATGCCCTCACCTACTACTCGGAGAGGACGGTGCTCTGCATTCACACCATGCTGGCGGGTGCCTGGGGGGTCTCCctctgcctggggctgctgcccgTCCTGGGCTGGAACTGCCTTCACGACCGCACCGCCTGCAGCGTCGTCAGACCCTTGACCAAGAGTAACGTGACGCTGCTGTCTGcctctttctttctcattttcctcATCATGCTCCATCTCTATATCGAGATCTGCAAGATCGTCTGCAGGCATGCCCACCAGATAGCTCTCCAGCAGCACTTTCTGACTGCTTCACACTATGTCACCACCAAAAAAGGAGTCTCTACCCTGGCTATCATCCTTGGGACTTTCGGAGCCAGCTGGCTGCCTTTTGCCATCTACTGTGTGGTGGGGGATCCTGACTACCCTTCTGTGTACACGTATGCCACGCTCTTACCTGCTACCTACAACTCCATGATCAACCCCATCATTTATGCCTACAGAAACCAGGAAATCCAGAGGTCCATGTGGGTGCTCTTCTGTGGCTGCTTTCAGGCTAAAGTGTCCTTTCGCTCCCGGTCCCCCAGCGATGTCTGA